The Osmia bicornis bicornis chromosome 12, iOsmBic2.1, whole genome shotgun sequence genome includes a region encoding these proteins:
- the LOC114871363 gene encoding luciferin sulfotransferase-like: MELESPKYEFLNEEDTKKMLRLFKGERTGWVVVGSKKWFFPYRYTEQGKGFYNFKARSDDTWVLSYPRSGTTWTQELVWLLSNDLDFERAQKELLAERFPFLEFSLFNHPEVTLEFLKINEGDKDKEELCRKIAEPGYEVLARIPSKRFIKSHFPFSLLPGILDTGCKVIYIARNPKDVAVSWYHLNKAIKTQGYTGDFATFWDYFQNNHTPWSPYWEHLKEAWGYKNHPNLLFMFYEEMQHDFPKAIKKVAMFLGKIYSEEQIKEVANYLNIKNFRNNPMVNSSELKECGIITAGTFVRTGQSGNWRDMFTPELDAKANKWIEENLRETDFTFPYFNNINDYQCRYNPDVRQMVTPLHRFQNLNTMENAAGPSNLNSCRVIRTSLRTNNDTRNNFPVDSTQHTQLNNISNNVTTAGNNQLILSNTATSGTNRSLLDFSEFNDAELASYRLRCGVWITFVFATGFVAAAKFYFGDQGQGIEVFVFWGLLTLLLLFACLYSILCRRNHRSNHQEHHVQEDHIASVTATNTMSNENARPISVIRQNPPPPYHIAILIPPHNSLDEAPPPSYDKVMR; this comes from the exons ATGGAACTTGAATCTccaaaatatgaatttttgaaCGAAGAAGACACAAAGAAAATGCTGAGATTATTTAAAGGCGAAAGAACAGGTTGGGTGGTAGTAGGATCTAAAAAGTGGTTCTTTCCGTATAGATACACGGAACAAGGTAAAGGTTTTTATAACTTTAAGGCACGATCAGATGATACGTGGGTTCTATCTTATCCAAGGTCCG GTACAACATGGACTCAAGAATTAGTTTGGCTATTGTCAAACGATTTAGATTTTGAAAGGGCACAGAAAGAACTTCTGGCAGAACGATTTCCGTTTCTTGA ATTTAGTTTGTTCAATCATCCAGAAGTGACgctcgaatttttaaaaataaacgagGGCGACAAAGATAAAGAAGAATTATGTAGAAAAATTGCGGAGCCAGGGTACGAAGTCTTAGCGAGAATACCTTCCAAGAGATTCATTAAATCACATTTTCCATTCAGTTTGTTACCTGGTATTTTGGATACTGGTTGTAAG GTAATATATATTGCACGAAATCCCAAAGACGTTGCTGTCTCTTGGTATCATTTAAACAAAGCAATTAAAACTCAAGGGTATACAGGTGATTTTGCAACATTTTGggattattttcaaaataatcatA CACCATGGAGTCCCTATTGGGAACATTTAAAGGAAGCATGGGGATATAAAAATCATCCAAATCTTTTATTCATGTTCTATGAAGAAATGCAACAT GATTTTCCAAAGGCAATTAAAAAAGTTGCTATGTTCCTTGGAAAAATCTATAGCGAGGAACAAATAAAAGAAGttgcaaattatttaaatattaaaaactttcggAATAACCCAATGGTGAATTCATCTGAGTTAAAAGAATGTGGTATTATAACTGCTGGAACATTTGTTAGGACTGGTCAAAGTGGTAACTGGAGGGATATGTTTACCCCTGAACTTGATGCTAAGGCCAATAAATGGATAGAAGAAAATCTTAGAGAAACTGATTTCACCTTTCCATATTTTAACAACATTAATGACT atcaatgtagatataatccAGATGTAAGACAAATGGTTACCCCTCTTCATCGGTTTCAAAATCTGAATACTATGGAAAATGCAGCTGGTCCTAGTAATTTAAATAGTTGCCGAGTGATAAGAACTTCGTTAAGAACTAATAATGATACCCGAAACAATTTTCCGGTTGACTCTACTCAACATACCCAGCTAAACAACATCTCCaa tAATGTAACAACTGCTGGAAATAATCAATTAATATTGTCAAATACTGCTACAAGCGGAACGAATAGAAGTCTTTTGGatttttctgaatttaatGACGCAGAACTAGCAAGTTACAGATTAAGATGCGGTGTTTGGATAACATTTGTATTTGCAACTGGATTCGTTGCCGCAGCAAAATTTTACTTCGGTGATCAA GGTCAAGGCATAGAAGTTTTTGTATTTTGGGGTCTGctaacattattattattgttcgCATGTTTGTATTCGATTCTATGCCGCCGAAATCACCGGAGTAATCATCAAGAACACCACGTACAAGAGGACCACATTGCGTCTGTAACTGCTACAAATACAATGTCCAATGAAAACGCTAGACCTATTTCTGTAATAAGGCAAAATCCACCACCACCCTATCATATTGCTATTTTGATTCCACCGCATAATTCATTGGACGAAGCTCCACCGCCGTCTTATGATAAAGTTATGCGATGA
- the LOC114871367 gene encoding GTPase Era, mitochondrial — translation MKDPTVIIMVLFIIKNCLCRVESHFLKRSLFCTTVWNANTGETDYPLKHDDSLISQSTKKCIKVAFIGLPNVGKSTLINQLTRRSICPASAKVHTTMHKAEVVYTEDDTQIIFMDTPGLVTRYEIKKYKLVETFTEDPIVSIKEADVIGILQDVTNAYTRHKINDFVKDYLENKREDTPLILVFNKIDRIKKKLVLLELTKLLTNPESSPKFDDIFMISALTGDGIDDLRNYLLDSAKVQEWKYEKDCNTDQTVENIIQETVRAKLMDVLPAEMPFNIKLQMVHFDYTEDDGIQCTLALNCPKPNYMKTLLTRKGEKIKHIAFYVEKELRNAFRKPVIVRLSVQCDKEKRTTIN, via the exons atgaaagaTCCAACAGTGATTATAATGGTGttgtttataataaagaattgTTTATGCCGAGTTGAATCACATTTCTTGAAACGATCTTTGTTTTGCACTACTGTCTGGAATGCTAATACTGGTGAAACAGATTATCCATTAAAACACGATGATAGTTTGATATCCCAAAGCactaaaaaatgtataaaagttGCTTTCATAGGTTTACCAAATGTTGGAAAGAGTACATTAATAAATCAACTGACACGTAgatca ATATGTCCTGCATCTGCCAAAGTTCATACTACAATGCACAAAGCAGAAGTAGTATATACAGAAGATGATACACAAATTATATTCATGGATACACCTGGATTAGTAACACgttatgaaattaaaaagtataaattaGTGGAAACCTTTACAGAAGATCCTATAGTTTCAATTAAAGAAGCAGATGTTATTGGAATCTTACAGGATGTAACTAATGCATATACTAGGcataaaattaatgattttgttaaGGATTACTTGGAAAACAAAAGGGAAGACACTCCATTGATATTGgtctttaataaaattgatagaataaagaagaaattagtTTTGTTAGAacttacaaaattattaacaaatccTGAAAGTTCTCCAAAATTTGATGATATTTTTATGATATCTGCACTGACCGGAGATGGCATAGATGATTTAAGG AATTATCTACTTGATTCAGCCAAGGTACAAGAATGGAAATATGAAAAGGACTGTAATACTGATCAAAcagttgaaaatataatacaagaaaCTGTAAGGGCTAAGTTAATGGATGTTCTTCCAGCAGAAATGCCATTCAACATTAAATTACAAATGGTGCATTTTGATTACACCGAAGATGATGGTATTCAGTGTACTCTGGCATTAAACTGTCCCAAACCGAATTATATGAAAACATTGTTAACGCGTAAGGGTGAGAAAATTAAGCATATAGCATTTTATGTAGAAAAGGAATTACGTAATGCATTTAGAAAACCCGTAATCGTACGTTTATCTGTACAATGTGACAAAGAGAAAAGGacaacaattaattaa
- the LOC114871368 gene encoding tRNA N(3)-methylcytidine methyltransferase METTL2, producing the protein MLLKEHIKMEENSLQEERDDSNKRPQFGNRTLSDNDNVFQHNAWDNVVWNEEQEKLAQQKVNENSTVTLADDKVWEYECEANKYWDKFYGIHDNKFFKDRHWLFTEFPELAVDTVKENLKQSLRSVNESKNEDDKEIHIRILDLPSKTGHKILEIGCGVGNTVFPILLYNRDPSLFVYCCDFSAKAVDILKQNPAYDASRCKAFVLDATQENWETPFEPESLDIIVLIFVLSAIQPDKMKHVIQQVYKYLKPGGLVLFRDYGRYDLAQLRFKKGSCLSENFYARGDGTRVYFFTQDEVRTLFTSCCFTEEQNLEDRRLQVNRGKQLKMYRVWIQGKYRK; encoded by the exons ATGCTTTTAAAAGAGCACATAAAGATGGAAGAGAATTCATTACAAGAAGAAAGAGACGATTCAAATAAAAGACCGCAATTTGGAAACAGAACGCTTtctgataatgataatgtatTCCAACATAACGCAtg gGACAATGTTGTATGGAACGAAGAACAGGAAAAATTGGCTCAACaaaaagtaaatgaaaattcaactGTGACGTTAGCAGATGATAAAGTTTGGGAATACGAATGTGAAGCTAATAAATATTGGGACAAGTTTTATGGAATTCATGATAACaa ATTTTTCAAGGACAGGCATTGGTTGTTTACAGAATTTCCAGAGCTAGCAGTTGATactgtaaaagaaaatttaaagcAATCTTTGAGATCTGTAAATGAAAGCAAGAATGAAGATGATAAAGAAATTCATATTAGAATCCTTGATTTACCTAGTAAAACTGGacataaaattttagaaattggCTGTGGTGTAGGCAATACAGTGTTTCCAATACTTTTGTATAACAGAGATCCAAGTTTATTTGTATACTGCTGTGATTTTTCTGCAAAAGCAGTAGATATATTAAAGCAAAATCCTGCTTATGATGCATCTAG ATGTAAAGCATTTGTTCTTGATGCAACTCAAGAAAATTGGGAAACCCCGTTTGAACCTGAAAGTCTAGATATTATAGTCCTAATATTTGTTCTCTCTGCTATACAACCAGATAA gATGAAACATGTTATACAACAAgtatacaaatatttaaaaccaGGTGGATTGGTTTTATTTAGAGATTATGGAAGGTACGACTTAGCTCAACTGAGATTCAAAAAAGGCAGTTGTCTgtcagaaaatttttatgcAAGAGGAGATGGAACTAGAGTATATTTTTTCACACAAG ATGAAGTTAGAACATTATTTACAAGTTGCTGCTTTACTGAGGAACAAAATCTCGAGGACAGAAGACTCCAAGTTAATAGAGGAAAGCAGCTTAAAATGTACAGAGTATGGATTCAaggaaaatatagaaaataa
- the LOC114871362 gene encoding protein HID1, with the protein MGNADTKLIFRRAVVQLTSKTQVIDASDDTFWDQFWSENVTNVQDIFTLVPAQEIRILREEAPSNLATLCYKAVEKLVKAVDNSCRTQREQQTVLNCCRLLTRLLPYIFEDPDWKGFFWSSLPGKEDEESIPLAHSLLNALCDLLFCPDFTVAANRKSGPDKAEELQSIDSCEYIWEAGVGFAHSPPRYPILDSNRTELLKLLLTCFSETMYNPPMDLSVTPNRWIQYLTSSENRHALPMFTSLLNTVCAYDPVGLGVPYNHLLFTDSLEPLVDVSLQILIVTLDHDTSGGTPLEEGVVGDNLFINYLSRIHRDEDFQFVLKGITRLLNNPLMQTYLPNSTKKVHFHQELLVFFWKMCDYNKKFLYYVLKSSDVLEVLVPILYHLNDSRADQSRVGLMHIGVFILLLLSGERNFGVRLNKPYTATVPMDIPVFTGTHADLLITVFHKIITTGHQRLQPLFDCLLTILVNVSPYLKTLSMVASTKLLHLLEAFSTPWFLFSAPTNHHLVFFLLEIFNNIIQYQFDGNSNLVYTIIRKRQVFHALANLPSDCNTIAKSLSKRQRRHVPASTSNENVSEAAMEGSHPAQPAEPGTLKASLLETPGIEKMTEKESAHPLSPSVNVDVGKSNHQNNGTGTEELINSAKSSVIPKGGIRVAEHTNSSNNINQWVPSSEWVYQWKSKLPLQTIMRLLQVLVPQVEKICIDKGLTDESEILKFLQHGTLVGLLPVPHPILIRRYQPNAGTTAWFRTYMWGVIYLRNVEPPIWYDTDVKLFEIQRV; encoded by the exons ATGGGTAATGCCGATACAAAATTAATCTTTCGAAGAGCAGTTGTTCAATTGACGTCGAAAACACAG GTGATTGATGCTTCAGATGACACATTCTGGGACCAATTTTGGTCTGAAAACGTTACTAATGTGCAAGACATATTTACTCTAGTCCCTGCGCAAGAAATTCGTATATTAAGAGAAGAAGCACCTTCCAATTTAGCTACATTATGTTATAAAGCAGTGGAAAAACTAGTGAAAGCAGTTGATAATAGCTGCAGAACACAAAGAGAACAACAAACAGTTTTAAATTGTTGCCGCTTATTGACAAGATTGTTACCTTACATTTTTGAAGATCCTGATTGGAAGGGATTCTTTTGGTCCAGTTTACCTGGtaaagaagacgaagaaagtATCCCCTTGGCCCATTCTCTACTCAATGCACTTTGT gattTGTTGTTCTGTCCTGATTTTACAGTAGCTGCAAATAGAAAATCTGGTCCT GATAAGGCAGAAGAATTACAGTCTATAGATAGCTGTGAATATATTTGGGAAGCTGGTGTAGGATTTGCGCATTCACCTCCTAGATACCCAATTCTAGATTCAAATAGAACAGAATTATTGAAGCTGTTACTTACATGCTTCAGTGAAACCATGTACAACCCTCCAATGGATCTTTCAGTTACACCAAATAGATGGATCCAATATTTAACCAGTTCTGAAAATAG aCATGCTTTGCCTATGTTCACATCATTGTTGAATACAGTATGCGCGTATGATCCTGTCGGGCTTGGAGTACCATacaatcatttattatttactgaCTCCTTGGAACCACTAGTTGATGTTTCGTTACAAATTCTCATAGTAACATTGGATCATGATACCAGTGGTGGTACTCCGTTAGAAGAAGGAGTTGTTGgagataatttatttattaattatcttaGTCGTATCCATCGAGATGAAG ATTTTCAGTTTGTATTGAAAGGTATCACTAGATTATTGAATAATCCATTGATGCAAACGTACTTACCAAACTCAACGAAAAAAGTACACTTTCACCAAGAGTTATTGGTGTTCTTTTGGAAAATGTGTGattacaataagaaattcttatattatgtattaaaaagttCCGACGTTCTCGAGGTGTTGGTACCCATACTGTATCATCTGAACGACTCACGAGCAGATCAGT CCCGAGTTGGATTAATGCATATAGGAGTATTTATTCTACTTTTATTAAGTGGAGAACGGAACTTTGGCGTTAGACTGAATAAACCGTACACAGCTACAGTACCTATGGACATTCCTGTTTTTACag GTACACATgctgatttattaattaccgtTTTCCACAAGATAATTACAACTGGACACCAAAGACTACAGCCGCTATTTGACTGTTTACTAACGATTCTAGTCAACGTTTCTCCATATCTTAAAACATTATCAATGGTGGCTAGTACTAAATTATTGCATTTACTCGAAGCATTTAGTACACCATGGTTTTTATTCTCGGCCCCGACGAACCATCATTTAGTATTCTttcttcttgaaatttttaacaatattattcag TATCAATTTGATGGAAACAGTAATCTGGTTTATACTATAATACGTAAACGACAAGTGTTCCATGCATTGGCAAATTTACCAAGCGACTGCAATACAATTGCAAAATCCCTTAGTAAACGACAACGTCGTCACGTACCTGCTAGTACATCTAATGAAAATGTTAGCGAAGCTGCAATGGAAGGTTCGCATCCTGCACAGCCAGCTGAACCTGGAACTTTAAAAGCATCCCTATTAGAGACTCCAg GTATTGAAAAAATGACTGAGAAAGAATCTGCGCATCCATTAAGTCCTTCAGTGAATGTGGATGTAGGAAAATCTAATCACCAAAATAATGGGACTGGTACAGAAGAATTAATTAACTCTGCTAAAAGCTCTGTTATACCT AAAGGAGGTATCAGAGTTGCGGAACACACAAATTCTTCTAACAATATAAATCAGTGGGTTCCTTCTAGTGAGTGGGTGTATCAGTGGAAGAGTAAACTTCCGCTACAAACTATTATGCGTTTACTTCAAGTTCTCGTACCTCAAGTTGAAAAAATATGTATCGATAA GGGTCTGACAGATGAAagtgaaatattgaaatttttacaacaCGGTACATTAGTTGGTTTACTACCCGTACCACATCCTATTCTTATCAGGAGATATCAACCCAATGCAGGAACAACTGCTTGGTTTAGAACGTACATGTGGGGTGTTATATACTTGAGGAACGTCGAACCCCCAATTTGGTATGATACTGACGTAAAGTTATTTGAAATCCAAAGAGTTTAA